ttatttatataaagatattctaaattaataagttattatattatttaagttattatattattaattaataagttatttaatatattaattaataagttatttttaataagttatttaataaattcaaaaattgaattttaaatttttaaaaatggaattcttttataataaaaatttttGAATTCcattaaattttaatagaaactaTAATATTCAAGTGATATTACTATAATATCAAGTCAAGTTATgatataaaatatattataaagaTTATATTATAAAgattatataatatttataatgtataataataatgattatacaatattttaaattgtaaaggTTTATAGAATTAATAGAATTAAATTAAGATTGATGAAGATTCAAAGTAATTACTTTGTTTATACTTGTTCCTGAAGTAGAAAACGTTCCATCTGTTCCTGAATAGCTTCTTTCAAAAGGGCTTCCGCTTCGTCGGTAAATGTCTTGGTAGAAGATATTATTTCTTGAAACTGAGGTTTATTCGTTTTTAAGTAAGTACGTAACTCAACAAGAAATTTCCTTACCTGTCCAATTTCTAATGAATCAAGATAACCGTTCGTTCCGGTATAAATAGTCAGTATCTGTTCTTCCACCGAAAGCGGGGATGATTGAGATTGTTTAAGCAACTCACGTAATCGTTGACCTCTTGCCAATTGATTCTGAGTAGCTTTATCGAGATCAGAAGCGAATTGTGCAAAGGCTTCTAATTCTGCAAATTGTGCCAATTCCAATTTTGATTTGCCAGCTACTTGTTTCATGGCTTTAATTTGAGCTGCGGATCCTACCCTGGAAACCGAAATACCCACATTAATGGCCGGTCTGATTCCAGAATTGAATAAATCGGCAGATAAGAATATTTGTCCATCTGTAATGGAAATTACATTAGTAGGAATATAAGCCGAAACATCTCCCGATTGGGTCTCAACTATTGGTAAAGCAGTCATACTTCCTTCACCGAAACGAGAACTTGATTTAGCGGCTCTTTCCAAAAGGCGTGAATGTAAATAAAAAACATCTCCCGGATAAGCTTCGCGGCCCGGTGGTCTTCGTAATAGAAGAGACATTTGTCGATACGCCTGCGCTTGTTTGGAGAGATCGTCATAAATGATTGAAGTGTGTTGTTCACGGTACATAAAATATTCAGCCAGAGCTGCTCCTGTATAAGGAGCAAGGTATTGTAATGTAGCGGGGGAGTCCGCAGTTTCAGCTACCACAATAGTGTATTCCATTGCTCCCCTTTCCTGTAAAGCAGTCACCACCTGAGCTACAGAAGATGCTTTTTGACCAATAGCTACATAAACGCATATTACATTTTGCCCTTGTTGATTGAGAATAGTATCTGTGGCTACTGCTGTTTTACCGGTCTGTCTGTCCCCAATAATTAATTCTCGCTGACCACGCCCTATAGGAATCATCGAATCAATAGCAATAAGTCCTGTTTGAAGAGGCTCGTATACGGAACGTCTCGAAATAATACCAGGAGCGGGAGACTCAATTAATCGAGATTCAGAAGATGAAATTTCACCCCGACCATCAATAGGTTTAGCCAGTGCATTTATAACACGACCTAAAAAGGCCTCACTTACTGGTATCTGAGCAATTCTTCCTGTTGCTTTTACAGAACTCCCCTCTTGTATCATCAAACCGTCACCCATTAATACAACACCAACATTATTTGATTCCAAATTCAGAGCAATGCCTATGGTACCCTCTTCAAATTCTACTAATTCACCTGCCATTACTTCATCAAGACCATAAATACGAGCAATGCCATCGCCTACTTGAAGTACAGTACCGGTATTtaaaatctttacttctctatTATATTGCTCAATACGTTCGCGGATAATATTACTAATTTCATCTGCTCGAATGGTTACCATgagtatttcttattttttttttggaagaaaaaaataatgccTGCAGTAGAAGGACTAATCCGTTATTTCTTTCACCGTTCCAAACATACCAATATTAGTACTTATGGTACGTAAATGTAACTCGTTGTTCAAACAACTATTCAGAGTTCCTAGAGCTCCTTGTAAGGCTTGCTGAAAAACCCGTTGTCTAACTTGATTAATCGCCCTTTGTTGTTCAAAATGAATGGTTtcgtttttgtaattttctaATTGTTCCAAAGTCTTATAAGTGGAATtaatcaaattcaatttttctcGTTCTATTTCAGAATATCCAGTCATTCGAAACTGATCCGCTTCCGTTTCTACTTTCCGTAAGCGGGCCCGGGCTTTTTCCAGCTGGTCTAGGGCCCCCTCGCGCAGCTCTTCTGAATTTCGAATAGTCTTCAAGATCCTTTGTTTTCGATTATCTAATAAATCACTTAATGAAAGTAGATTATCTTTCCATTCATTTCAAAACTTCCACGATCCCTTCCCGAACCAAACATGAATCTTTCGATTCATTTGGCTCTCACGCTCAATttattgaattccttttgagaaTTCACATATTCTTTTTAATGGAAAATGTAATGAGCCTATCCTCTCTTCTATATTCATATTCGAAAATATATAAACTGATCACTAATCCAAGAACATAATATTCGGAGGACTCTTCTGACCAAACAAATAATTGTCAGCAaggttgtttcttttttttttttttttcaaagaattcTTCTTACTTTAATACATAATACATAGGTCATCGATTCAGCATTGGATAAAAAAGATAAAACGTGGGATGAAATACCCATTTTTTCCAATCAAATAACGGATTCAAATCATTTTATCGACATGAGTGTTTTATATCGAAAAAAAATTCCAACTATTTGTTTTGAAACCATTTCTGTCTTAACTTATTAACTAACATAGTAGTAGAAAGAATACCATGCTGCATCTGAACTTCAAACGGTTTAGCTTTAACCCTGTTAATGGTTTACATTATTGGTTGATAGAG
The nucleotide sequence above comes from Malus sylvestris chromosome 16, drMalSylv7.2, whole genome shotgun sequence. Encoded proteins:
- the LOC126608069 gene encoding ATP synthase subunit alpha, chloroplastic, producing MVTIRADEISNIIRERIEQYNREVKILNTGTVLQVGDGIARIYGLDEVMAGELVEFEEGTIGIALNLESNNVGVVLMGDGLMIQEGSSVKATGRIAQIPVSEAFLGRVINALAKPIDGRGEISSSESRLIESPAPGIISRRSVYEPLQTGLIAIDSMIPIGRGQRELIIGDRQTGKTAVATDTILNQQGQNVICVYVAIGQKASSVAQVVTALQERGAMEYTIVVAETADSPATLQYLAPYTGAALAEYFMYREQHTSIIYDDLSKQAQAYRQMSLLLRRPPGREAYPGDVFYLHSRLLERAAKSSSRFGEGSMTALPIVETQSGDVSAYIPTNVISITDGQIFLSADLFNSGIRPAINVGISVSRVGSAAQIKAMKQVAGKSKLELAQFAELEAFAQFASDLDKATQNQLARGQRLRELLKQSQSSPLSVEEQILTIYTGTNGYLDSLEIGQVRKFLVELRTYLKTNKPQFQEIISSTKTFTDEAEALLKEAIQEQMERFLLQEQV